From a region of the Gordonia sp. PP30 genome:
- a CDS encoding metalloregulator ArsR/SmtB family transcription factor, translating to MDDGRPLLAEQPAEGSGADGQTRAAVVSLLVDEGPLTASDIAERLGISPAGVRRHLDNLASAGDVETAAPGFGKGGRGRPAKWFQLSPAGRGKLRHAYDDLAGAALRKLREIGGQDAVDAFSRDRIDGIVAPVTPATGDGDVIRAVTEIADALTSAGYSANVREAGTGVQICQHHCPVAHVAAEFPELCEAETQRFTDLLGTHVQRLATIANGDCVCTTHVPLHPPPDTLPHVRPLPVQPHSPAHPDGKASR from the coding sequence GTGGACGACGGAAGGCCGCTGCTCGCCGAGCAGCCCGCGGAAGGATCTGGTGCCGATGGCCAGACCCGCGCCGCCGTCGTGTCTCTGCTGGTCGACGAGGGTCCGCTCACCGCGAGCGACATCGCCGAACGCCTCGGCATCAGTCCGGCCGGGGTGCGCCGTCACCTCGACAATCTGGCGTCCGCGGGCGACGTGGAGACCGCCGCTCCCGGTTTCGGGAAGGGCGGCCGCGGCCGGCCCGCCAAATGGTTCCAGCTCAGCCCGGCCGGGCGCGGCAAACTGCGGCACGCCTACGACGACCTCGCCGGTGCGGCGTTGCGCAAGCTCCGCGAGATCGGCGGACAGGACGCGGTCGATGCGTTCTCCCGCGACCGGATCGACGGGATCGTCGCGCCGGTCACCCCGGCGACCGGCGACGGCGACGTGATCCGCGCCGTCACCGAGATCGCCGACGCGCTGACCAGCGCAGGCTATTCGGCGAACGTCCGCGAGGCCGGCACCGGCGTACAGATCTGCCAGCATCACTGCCCGGTGGCGCACGTCGCCGCCGAGTTCCCCGAACTCTGCGAGGCCGAGACGCAGCGCTTCACCGATCTTCTCGGCACGCACGTCCAGCGGCTCGCCACCATCGCCAACGGCGACTGCGTCTGCACCACCCACGTTCCACTGCATCCCCCGCCGGATACGCTCCCGCACGTCCGGCCCCTGCCAGTCCAGCCCCACAGTCCCGCACACCCCGACGGAAAGGCCTCACGATGA
- the sufB gene encoding Fe-S cluster assembly protein SufB — MTVTDPAATTAPPAPLSQEETIASFDRYGYGWSDSDVAGASAQRGLSEAVVRDISAKKNEPEWMLEQRLKALRIFDRQPMPRWGADLDGIDFDNIKYFVRSTEKQAQSWEDLPEDIKNTYDRLGIPEAEKQRLVAGVAAQYESEVVYHQIREDLEEKGVIFLDTDSGLREHPEIFQEYFGSVIPAGDNKFSSLNSAVWSGGSFVYVPPGVHVEIPLQAYFRINTENMGQFERTLIIVDEGAYVHYVEGCTAPIYKSDSLHSAVVEIIVKKGGRCRYTTIQNWSNNVYNLVTKRAKAEAGATMEWVDGNIGSKVTMKYPAVWLTGEHAKGEVLSVAFAGEGQHQDTGSKMVHLAPYTSSNIVSKSVARGGGRSSYRGLIKINPGAHGSRSTVKCDALLVDQISRSDTYPYVDIREDDVTMGHEATVSKVSDDQLFYLMSRGLTEDEAMAMVVRGFVEPIAKELPMEYALELNRLIELQMEGAVG, encoded by the coding sequence ATGACGGTCACCGATCCCGCCGCGACCACCGCGCCACCGGCACCGCTGTCCCAGGAAGAGACGATCGCGTCCTTCGACCGGTACGGCTACGGCTGGTCCGACAGCGATGTCGCCGGTGCCTCGGCACAGCGCGGCCTGTCCGAGGCCGTCGTCCGCGACATCTCGGCGAAGAAGAACGAGCCCGAATGGATGCTGGAACAGCGCCTCAAGGCGCTGCGCATCTTCGACCGCCAGCCGATGCCCCGCTGGGGCGCCGACCTGGACGGCATCGACTTCGACAACATCAAGTACTTCGTGCGGTCCACCGAGAAGCAGGCCCAGTCCTGGGAGGACCTGCCGGAGGACATCAAGAACACCTACGACCGGCTCGGCATCCCGGAGGCGGAGAAGCAGCGCCTGGTCGCCGGTGTCGCCGCCCAGTACGAGTCCGAGGTGGTCTACCACCAGATCCGCGAGGACCTGGAGGAGAAGGGCGTCATCTTCCTGGACACCGACTCGGGCCTGCGTGAGCACCCGGAGATCTTCCAGGAGTACTTCGGCAGCGTGATCCCGGCCGGCGACAACAAGTTCTCCTCGCTCAACTCGGCGGTCTGGTCGGGCGGCTCGTTCGTCTACGTCCCGCCGGGCGTGCACGTGGAGATCCCGCTGCAGGCCTACTTCCGGATCAACACCGAGAACATGGGCCAGTTCGAGCGGACCCTGATCATCGTCGACGAGGGCGCCTACGTGCACTACGTCGAGGGCTGCACCGCGCCGATCTACAAGTCGGACTCGCTGCACTCGGCCGTCGTCGAGATCATCGTCAAGAAGGGCGGCCGCTGCCGCTACACGACCATCCAGAACTGGTCGAACAACGTCTACAACTTGGTCACCAAGCGTGCCAAGGCCGAGGCCGGCGCCACCATGGAGTGGGTCGACGGCAACATCGGCTCCAAGGTCACCATGAAGTACCCGGCGGTCTGGCTCACCGGCGAGCACGCCAAGGGCGAGGTCCTGTCGGTGGCGTTCGCCGGCGAGGGCCAGCACCAGGACACCGGCTCCAAGATGGTGCACCTGGCGCCGTACACGTCGAGCAACATCGTCTCAAAGTCGGTGGCGCGCGGCGGCGGGCGGTCGTCGTACCGCGGCCTGATCAAGATCAACCCGGGCGCCCACGGCAGCCGGTCGACGGTCAAGTGCGATGCGCTGCTGGTGGACCAGATCAGCCGCAGCGACACCTACCCGTACGTCGACATCCGCGAGGACGACGTCACCATGGGCCACGAGGCCACCGTCTCCAAGGTCAGCGACGACCAGCTCTTCTACCTGATGAGCCGCGGCCTCACCGAGGACGAGGCCATGGCCATGGTGGTCCGCGGCTTCGTGGAGCCGATCGCCAAGGAGCTGCCGATGGAGTACGCCCTGGAACTCAACCGGCTCATCGAGCTGCAGATGGAAGGAGCGGTCGGCTGA
- the sufD gene encoding Fe-S cluster assembly protein SufD codes for MAAPTDRSTDTTSPVVNKGELFSSFDVEAFEVPSQREEAWRFTPFRRLHGLHDGTAVATASTTVTAEGLGAGVRLETVDRTDQRLGTGGVPFDRVAAQAFSSFTEATVVTVEREAQVAEPVVVTVTGPGEGQVAYSHIQIHAEAFSKATVVIDQRGGGVIGENIEFVVDDSAHLTVVNVHDWDDDAVHVAAHHIGMGRDAVLRHVAVSLGGKTVRLSPRVQYRAPGGDAELWGLYFADAGQHLEQRLLVDHSAPHCRSQVVYKGALQGDPSGDKRGEAHTVWIGDVLIRPSAEGTDTYELNRNLVLTDNARADSVPNLEIETGDIVGAGHASATGRFDDEQLFYLQSRGIPEEQARRLVVRGFFGEILAKIAVPELRERLAAAVEAELESAGA; via the coding sequence ATGGCGGCCCCCACGGACAGGTCCACCGATACGACGTCCCCCGTCGTCAACAAGGGCGAGCTGTTCAGCTCGTTCGACGTCGAGGCCTTCGAGGTCCCGAGCCAGCGCGAGGAGGCGTGGCGGTTCACCCCGTTCCGCCGCCTGCACGGGCTGCACGACGGCACCGCGGTCGCCACCGCGTCGACCACGGTCACCGCCGAAGGCCTCGGCGCCGGCGTCCGGCTGGAGACCGTCGACCGCACCGACCAGCGGCTCGGCACCGGCGGTGTGCCCTTCGACCGGGTGGCGGCGCAGGCGTTCTCGTCGTTCACCGAGGCCACCGTGGTGACCGTCGAACGTGAGGCGCAGGTCGCCGAACCGGTCGTCGTGACCGTCACCGGTCCGGGCGAGGGCCAGGTCGCCTATTCGCACATCCAGATCCACGCCGAGGCCTTCAGCAAGGCGACCGTGGTGATCGATCAGCGCGGCGGCGGGGTGATCGGCGAGAACATCGAGTTCGTGGTCGACGACTCCGCGCACCTGACCGTGGTGAACGTGCACGACTGGGACGACGATGCCGTGCACGTCGCCGCCCACCACATCGGCATGGGCCGCGACGCGGTGCTCCGGCACGTCGCGGTGAGCCTGGGCGGCAAGACCGTCCGGCTCTCCCCGCGCGTCCAGTACCGCGCGCCCGGCGGCGACGCCGAACTGTGGGGCCTGTACTTCGCCGACGCCGGTCAGCACCTCGAGCAGCGGCTGCTGGTGGACCATTCCGCACCGCACTGCCGGTCGCAGGTGGTCTACAAGGGCGCCCTGCAGGGCGATCCGTCCGGCGACAAGCGCGGCGAAGCGCACACCGTCTGGATCGGCGACGTGCTGATCCGGCCGAGCGCCGAGGGCACCGACACCTACGAGCTCAACCGCAATCTGGTCCTGACCGACAACGCGCGCGCCGACTCGGTGCCGAACCTGGAGATCGAGACCGGCGACATCGTCGGCGCCGGTCACGCCAGCGCCACCGGCCGGTTCGACGACGAGCAGCTGTTCTACCTGCAGTCGCGCGGCATCCCGGAAGAGCAGGCGCGCCGCCTGGTGGTCCGCGGCTTCTTCGGCGAGATCCTCGCGAAGATCGCCGTCCCGGAACTCCGCGAGCGTCTGGCCGCCGCCGTCGAAGCCGAACTCGAATCCGCCGGCGCCTGA